From a single Miscanthus floridulus cultivar M001 chromosome 8, ASM1932011v1, whole genome shotgun sequence genomic region:
- the LOC136476000 gene encoding UDP-glycosyltransferase 73C3-like has translation MTPTKEAAAAMPAPPPPPHFVIVPLVAQGHTIPMVDLARLLAERGARASLVTTPLNGARLRGVAEQAVRTKLSLEIVELQLPTDTDGGLPPGIENVDQVTDNGHFIPLFNTVQKLAGPLEAYLRALALRPSCIISDWCNAWTAGVARSLGIPRLFFHGPSCFYSLCDLNGIDHGLRELTAAADDQERFVVPGMPVHVEVTKATAPGFFNSPGWEALWTECVEAMHTADGAVVNTFVDLEGQFVSCYEAALGKPVWTLGPLCLSNRDVDAMALRGDTSSGGVQLQSVVAAWLDTKDTDSVVFVSFGSLARKLPKQLFEVGHGLEDSGRPFLWVVKEAEVAAAPEVQEWLGALEARTAGRGLVVRGWAPQLAILSHRAVGGFVTHCGWNSLLESVAHGVPVVTWPHFSDQFLNERLVVDVLGVGAPVGVTAPVMVFDDENVAVARGDIVRAVSALMGEGEEADERRRKVKEYGEKAHVAMEKGGSSYENLTQLIESFRQCGGRKG, from the coding sequence ATGACGCCCACCAAGGAAGCCGCTGCTGCTATGccagcgccaccaccgccacctcacTTCGTCATCGTCCCCCTCGTGGCGCAGGGCCACACCATCCCCATGGTCGACCTCGCCCGCCTCCTGGCGGAGCGCGGCGCGCGCGCAAGCTTGGTGACGACACCGCTGAACGGCGCACGGCTGCGTGGCGTCGCCGAGCAGGCCGTGCGCACTAAGTTGTCCCTCGAGATCGTCGAGCTCCAGCTGCCGACGGACACCGACGGCGGCCTGCCCCCGGGCATCGAGAACGTGGACCAGGTCACGGACAACGGACACTTCATCCCCTTGTTCAACACCGTGCAGAAGCTCGCCGGCCCGCTGGAAGCGTACCTACGAGCACTGGCGCTGCGCCCGAGCTGCATCATCTCCGACTGGTGCAACGCGTGGACGGCCGGCGTGGCCAGAAGCCTCGGCATCCCTCGCCTCTTCTTCCACGGGCCGTCGTGTTTCTACTCTCTCTGCGACCTCAACGGCATCGATCACGGGTTACGCGAGCTGACCGCGGCGGCTGACGACCAGGAGAGGTTCGTCGTGCCAGGCATGCCGGTGCACGTGGAGGTGACCAAGGCCACGGCGCCGGGCTTCTTTAACTCGCCGGGGTGGGAGGCGCTCTGGACGGAGTGCGTGGAGGCCATGCACACGGCCGACGGCGCGGTGGTGAACACGTTCGTGGACCTCGAGGGCCAGTTCGTGTCGTGCTACGAGGCGGCGCTCGGCAAACCCGTGTGGACGCTTGGCCCGCTCTGCCTCTCCAACCGGGACGTCGATGCCATGGCGTTGCGCGGGGACACGTCGTCGGGCGGCGTCCAGCTGCAGAGCGTGGTGGCCGCTTGGCTCGACACGAAGGACACGGACTCCGTCGTGTTCGTCAGCTTTGGCAGCCTGGCGCGGAAGCTCCCGAAGCAGCTGTTCGAGGTCGGCCACGGCCTCGAGGACTCCGGCAGGCCGTTCCTCTGGGTGGTGAAGGAGGCCGAGGTGGCCGCGGCGCCGGAGGTGCAAGAGTGGCTGGGGGCGctagaggcgcgcacggcggggcGCGGCCTCGTGGTGCGTGGCTGGGCGCCGCAGCTCGCCATCCTGTCCCACCGCGCCGTGGGCGGGTTCGTCACCCACTGCGGCTGGAACTCGCTGCTGGAGTCCGTGGCGCACGGCGTGCCCGTGGTGACTTGGCCGCACTTCTCCGACCAGTTCCTGAACGAGCGGCTGGTGGTGGACGTGCTCGGCGTCGGCGCGCCCGTCGGCGTCACGGCGCCCGTGATGGTGTTCGACGACGAGAACGTAGCCGTGGCGCGTGGGGACATCGTGCGGGCGGTGTCGGCGCTGATGGGCGAAGGGGAGGAGGCGGACGAGAGGAGGAGGAAGGTCAAGGAGTACGGGGAGAAAGCTCATGTGGCCATGGAGAAAGGAGGGTCCTCGTATGAGAACCTGACGCAGCTGATTGAGAGCTTCAGGCAATGTGGAGGCAGAAAAGGTTAG